AAAATACCTATAATTAGTCACGTGAAATTAGTTAAAACAAACCTGAAAAAGTAGTAATTAAACTCAAAATTCAAGTTGATCAACGAAAATATTGGTAAATTTCAAACAGTTTCAACACTATTGGTTAGCCAAGTGTAAGCAGAATATATGAACGCAGAAAATTGGACATATAGACTACAAAGGTCACTACCTGTAAGTTCCCGCGCACTGCTATTGGTAAATCGTCATGCCCGCCAAGGACAACAAAGTCTATTGGAAGCAATTGATTTTCTTAAGAAACTCGGCTTTGATTTGATTGAAGAGTCAACAGAACACCCCAAACATCTTTCTGAAGTTATACTTCGCCATCAGCATGAAGTTGACTTGGTAATTATTGGCGGTGGAGATGGCACTCTGAATGCCGCAGTTGATGCTTTAGTAGAGACACAATTACCTTTGGGTATCTTACCTTTAGGAACAGCTAACGACTTGGCGAGAACTTTAAAAATTCCCAATTCTTTAAGCGAAGCTTGTAAAATAATTGCCTATGGAGATTTGCGACGCATTGACTTAGGCTTAGTGAACAACAAATACTTTTTTAATGTTGCTAGTTTGGGATTAAGCGTGAAGATTACCCAGCAACTTACTAAAGAAGTTAAACGCCGCTGGGGAATATTTGCTTATGCTGCTGCTGCATTGCAAGTAATTTGGAAATCTCGCCCCTTTAGTGCAGAAATTCGGATTAATGGTAAATCTTTTCGTGGGAAAACTTTACAAATTGCTGTAGGTAATGGTCGCTATTACGGTGGTGGTATGACGGTAGCTCCGGATGCGACAATTGATGATGAAAGGTTAGATCTCTATAGTTTAGAAATAGAACATTGGTGGCAAATTATACTTTTATTGCCTGCAATGCGAAAAGGGCAACACATTCATTGGCGGACTGTCCGTGCCTTGCAAGGACAGGAAATAGAGGTTTATACTCGTAAACCGCGTCCTATTAATACTGATGGTGAAATCACAACTTACACCCCTGCTCATTTTCAGGTTGTACCTAAGGCTATAGCTGTTTTAGTGCCACCAATTGAAACATTTTAGGAAACTCCAAGAAATAAATTATCTGGGTTGAAGTTGCTGACTGATGACTGATGACTGATGACTGTGAACAGTGGGATATTTTTTAGAATGGAAGTTGTTTAACCATTAAGTTGGGAATTTATCACTCACAAATTATACTAATTTTGGATTTGAGATTTGGGATTTGGGGTTAAATATCTTAATCTTAACCAAAAGTCTGTGATCTGAATCTTAAACAATACAGCAGTTTGCAAGTAAATCAAGTACAGATCTTAAATATGATAAATCTTGTGGGGTGGGCAGGAAAGCCCGCCCTTTTGTACCTCACTCAGATGAAATCTGCTGTATTACTGTTATAGTTTTAAAAACAACTAAGTTAAAATCAAATTACTATAGTTCCTGTAGTATGTTTGAGGTGCATATTTTCGGTATTATTTGTCACGAAAAATATGATTAAAGCGCCTAACACATCATACTTAAGATTTCTCAAGATATATCTACGCTCAAAGAAAAATTAGCATTTGCTATGATCTGGAATAGTTGTGGATGCATTTGTATTCATATTTGTATTGCTATGTTTAACTAAACCTGGTACTGAGGCAACTCACGCCAAATGCATCTAAGATTTTCTCAAGAAATTAAGTCCTTGCTGCAACGCCTCGCTGAACAGCATTTAACTCTGGGTGATATTCTGGCAGAGACTTCCGAACGCGGTTTTAGCTTGGTAATTGCATTATTAGTTTTGCCGTTTTTGTTTCCCATGCCGCCGGGATTAGCTGGCCCTTTTGGTGCTGCTTGCTTGGTATTGTCTATACAGATGGTTTTGGGCAGGCGATCGCCTTGGCTACCCAAAAAAATTGCCCGCTATCAATTTCCTCGTCCTTTTGCCCAATTCCTTTTAAAAAATCTGCAACGTCTCACCAGGATATTAGAGAAAATCACGCGTCATCGGTTGGCGAAAATAGCTAATAACCCTTTGACTTGGCGCATCAATGGACTTTGTATATCTTGGTTGACAATATTGCTAATGTCACCAGTTCCCTTTACCAATCCCTTTCCAACTGTAGGAATTCTACTGTTAGCAGTTGCAACCATCGAAGCTGACGGTTTGCTAATTTGCATTGGCTATATTCTCACTGCCTTAATTACCGCATTGTTTGGATTTATTGGTTATGCCCTTTGGTTAGCCCCCAGTTTGTTGCCATCTATATTTAAATAGGGAATTGGGAATGGGGCATGGGGTATTCTGATTTATTCATTCTTGCCGTGCTTCCCCTGGCTGATATCAAATACTCTTAATGTATTGGACTCTATGTAGATAAAATAAAAACCCCCAGCCAAAAAGCTGAGGGTTGTAAAATAATTTAGGGTGCATCTACTATACACCTATGCACTATATTTAGGGCTGCATCCGGAAGAATTGAAAAAAAGTCAGCACTCAGACAGTTTAACTTCAATAATCATAAAGCTAAAGCAAGCTACGCATAGCGGCGACCACAGGAGAAGGTCTTTGACAGTCATCTGTCATCTGTCAACACAATATTTTTGATGTGAAGTTTTTCAGCTTTGATCCATAAAATACTTCAAATTTTGACACTCACTGGGCACTTAGACAAAGTGCAATGCGTCACGATTAATCACCATGAATTATCACAAAACGATTAAAATGTGGCAGCTAATGTAGGAGAAAAGCGTGAAAAGACCGATTATTACCAAAATACTGATCACATCATTAGGTTTGATAACATTATTTGCCCCAAACCAAGCTTTTGCCCAAATAATACCACAACCGTGGGTTTCAGTTGGTGGAAACGAGGGTGATACAACCTATGCTGTAGGAGTGAGGGCTTTTAATTTGGGTGTTGAGGTGGGAAGTGGCCCTGATGGTGCTACTGGAGTAGATGTTCTGAAATTTGTGAGTTTACCAGTGATTTCACCTTATGTCGGACTTGGATATTACTCAGAAGATAAAGGTGTAGCAGTTTCAGGTGGTGTTCAAGTCAGCGCTACAGATAATTTTTTCATCGGTGCAGGTTACAATTCTGTTCGAGGATTTAACGGACAATTGGGAATAAAATTCTAATTTATTAGAGCGAGATACGGTTAATTGGATTTTTGAGTTAATATTTAATCAATTCCTCAGTTGATGCTTTTAGGCTATCTGAGGTTTTTTGCTTTTTAACATCTTGCTGCGATTTTATTACAGAGACACAAATTACCCTAGAATCCCTCTGATAGCATTTCACTAAAACCCTAATACATATAGATTTCCGGTAGGGTAGCACAGCTGTGCTACCCTACCACGGTCTTTGTATTACTCTGAAAATCCAACGTTATTAAGTCTATTTTGTCGCATCGCAGCAAATCATTTCAGAAAACTTCATGGCAATTAGCTTTAACAAGAATTTTAGCATATTTAGATGAAATCAGGCTGTAATTGTCTGTTATTAAGGTTTACTTAGTCCCCTTGAAGCCAGATATATTAATACTCTATTTAGTTATAAATTTAGGGCTAGTATTTATTGCATTGACACAAATGATCCCTTAAAGTATTAATATGAGCAAGGTCTAGTAATTTGATTTTTGAACGACAAGAGGGGGCAAAGTAGAAAGTAATTGTCTATTGACAAGCTACTTACCATCTTGCCAACACAATATTGATGTTATTTATTGAACAGGTATCTCCTTATGGAGCAAGGCTTAAGGTTACTCATTCAACTAGTACTAGAATTTGCACCTGTAATTGTATCTCTTATCCAAAATAGAACTGAAGACAGTTTAGCAACAACTAATTATCAATTTCCCCAAGTAATTCAAGAAGTTGCAAAAATAGTAAACAATACAATTAATACAAATAATACTTCAGCAGGATTTGAACAAGAAAAGCTCCTGCAACAGCAATTAGCAGTATATCACCGCGAGACACAATTACAAATCATAAAGCAAGAGAGAGATACAGCACTCAAGTTACCAGAAATTCATAAAATTCTTGATAGCTGGCCTTTAAGGCTATATCCTTCGCAAATTTTAGAGTTTCACAATAGTCATGGGCGTACACCGCTGAAAATTTTCCTTGCTCCTCCACAAGTACAGTTTGACCAATTTGACCACAGAAATGAAGGCACTTCTGAAATAGAGCTAATATTGGCTGAAGGTTTACGAGAGTTTGTGAATAAACATTACTCTTTCCAAAGTTCCATTAGACCAACAGAGTTATTAGCAGGAGCTTGGGATAGTAAACGTTTTCATAGTGAATCGAGTATCAAAGCTTTATTTGGGGCGTTGAAAACCGAGCCTGTTTTAATTTTAGAGTCGGAAAATGACGGAGATTATTTGAATTTCCGCATTGCTTATTGGGGTTTGGGACAGGAAAAATATTACTACAAAACTATCGCTCGTTTACCTTATAAAGAAATTGTTCAAGAATCTGCTAAAAATCGCGCTTTAGAGTGGAAAAAAATTAGAAATGAACTGCTAGCACTGGGCGAAGATTTAGAAGATATTAATCAACTGGGTAGAGATAATGTCTACAATTTGGCAATTTTAGAAAAGTCCCAAAAATGGCAAGACAAAGGTATTGATATTAGTAAGTTGTCCTTACAATATCAAGTTAATCATCAGGATTTTGAAAAGCTTTGCCAAGTATTAATCGCTTGTCACTGTCTGGTTGCTGCTTGGGTGGCGGATGCTTATCATCTAGTGCATTATGATGTGCCTCCTTTATTACCAGAGTTGCTACCGAGTATGCTCAAAGATGCGCTTGATTTGCCATCAGTACAAGTAATTGTTACAGGTTACAAGCAGGTTTACCAAGCTTTAGAAAAAGAGCGACGTTATTGGATTCCAGAGTTAGCTTTGCAATTAGCTCAGAGTTTATCTCATTTACCCGATCGCACTTGGGCACAAGAACAAATCGAATATTCGATATACACATGGTTGGAACTGCGTCAAGTCAGCTTCCAGGAATTTACCAGCCCCTTAGAAGCGATGCAATCAGCCATCAAAATAGAAGATGAGGAATATATCCACAAATTAAAAGATTATTTTACGGCAGTGGGTGATAGTCAAAGCGTTGGGGATGTTGAGAAACTGTTGAATGCGATCGCTAATATCAAATACAAACGCACCTTAGAATCTCCCAATCTCGGCTATACCTTGTATGTACATACCGACAAAGTTGCATCCGTCGCCATAAGTCCAGATGGACAGATTTTAGTTAGTGGGTGTGCAGACAAAACCATCAATCTCTGGAATCTTAACACCGGCAATCTCATCCGTACCCTCACAGGAGATTTAGGCGAAGTTTCATCTGTAGCAGTTAGTCCTGATGGCAATTTTCTTGCCGTTGGCAGTTGCGAACACCCTAAAAGTAATGTGCAAATCTGGCATTTGAAAACAGGCAAACTACTCCACACCCTCTTAGGGCATCAAAAACCGGTTAATGTCGTAGCAATTAGCCCAGATGGGCAGATTCTCGCTAGTGGTAGTAATAAAATTAAAATTTGGCATTTGCATAAAGGCGATCGCATTTGTACATTGTGGCATTCATCCGCCGTTCATGCCGTAGCCATCAGTCCCGATGCTAGCATCCTCGCCAGTGGTAGTTCTGACACCAAAATCAGGCTGTGGAATCCCAGCACCGGCGATCCGTTACGCACACTCAACGGTCACGACAAAGAGATCAAATCAATTGCCATGAGTCCTGATGGACAACTCCTCTTTAGTGGTAGTGCTGACACAACCATCAAAATTTGGCATTTAATTACAGGTAAACTTCTTTATACCTTAACTGGGCACCTAGACGAGGTGAAATCTTTAGCTGTTAGTCCCGATGGGCAAACCCTCTTTAGTGCTAGTGCTGACACAACCATCAAAATTTGGCGTATTTCCACAGGTGAACTGTTGCAAACCCTCAGCGGACATTCAGGAATAGTAACTTCTGTTGCCTTAAGTCCAGATGGTAAATTTCTCGCCAGCGGTAGTTCTGATAAAAGTATTAAGATGTGGCAAATCTTTGGACATTAAACAAGGTACTTCCAGAAAATAAATTATTCCGGTTGGAGTTGTTGACTGATGACTGATGATTAGACCTCTTGCAAAAGTCGCCTTTTCGCACTGTTCTCTGCGACTCTGCGACTCTGCGTGATACAAAAAAATATTTATGCAAGAGGTCTATTGATAACTGATGACTGTGAACAGTGGGATATTTTTTTACTTGGAAGTCTCCAAATGGATAGCGTTCAGCATTATCCATGATCTTGATTTTTAGCAGCTTGTAGCACTTTTAACATCGTATCTGCTGCTTCATCCGCATCATAGGGAGACCAGACCGGGTAAGACTGATCAGGCTTAATTAAATCCGTTTCTTGTTGGGCTAGTTCCGAGATTAAAACTTGCATGACATACAATTTGTCTGCACGACTCAGCCCTTGCAACATCGAAATCAGTTCTGCTGACACCATGAAAATACTTTGGTTAAGTCAGGTTTGCCTCTCTATTTTAGTTGCCCCTGCTCAAGAGCACCCCTGCTTCGCTGCCACTAGGAAGTTTATGCTAATGTTATTTTTTGACCTGCGTCTTGTACCTAAAGGTAGACTTATCTATTTACAAGTCATATCTAAAGGTAGAAAATAATGGTTAACTCAAATTAGGCAAATTTTTAGAGGGTGTTGATTCTCAAGAAGATTCTGCCTATTTATTCCTAGTGCAACCGAGGTCAGATGACGCAATCTTTAAACCAAGTCAAACAGTGGGAAAAACGTCGTGATGAAGCACACCGTTACTACCAACGGGGAAAATTTCAAGAATATCTCGACCTGGCGACCGAGAACTTAAAGTTAGCTAGAGCAATTTCAGATCGAGCAAGAGTTGGTTATACATTGAATGACATCGGTTTAGCCCACCTCGGTTGCTGGCAACTTGCAAAAGCATTAGAGTCTTTTCATGAAGCGCTGGCGGTTGCTGTTGAACTTGACAACAGACTAGCAAAGGCAAATGCCCTCAGCAATCTCGGCTCGACTTATAGCCGTCTGGGACAGTTTTCCCAAGCTTTGGAGTATTTTGAAGGAGCAGTTCAAATCTTCAGGCAATTGCAGGACATTCAAGGCGAAATTGCAACTCTCAATGATGTGGCATTGATTTATACCAAGTTGGGAGAACCGAAGCGAGCCTTGTTGCTACAATATCAAATTTTGGCAATGCGGCGATCGCTAGCTGACTTTTCTGGTGAAGCAACAACGCTAAATGGCATTGGCTTTGCCTACAGCACCTTAGGGCAGTTTGAAGAAGCTTTAAAATATCTAACTGAAGCATTACCAATTCAAAGAGCTGTCAAGAATTTGGTTGGTGAAGCAACCACATTGAATAATATAGCCTCTGTCTATGGTGATTTAGGACAACATCAACAAGCGCTACTGCTTTACAATCAAGTACTTTTGACACGTCAAGCATTAGGCGATCGCTCTGGTGAAGCAACAACCCTGAACAACATTGGTTTTACTTACAGTAACCTAGTGGAATACAGACAAGCACTCAAGTACTACAAACAAGCGATCGCTATTTATCAACAACTGGGTGATTGTCTGGGAGAAATTTCGACTTTACTGAATATGGGAAGCGTTTATTTGACAACCAAACGCAAAAAAATGGCGCGATCGTGCTTTCAAAATGCTCAAGACTTAGCCGAACAAATTGAATATGACCCACTTCTAGAAAAGGTACAGCTGTTCATGAATTCACTTTAGAGCATCGATTCAGTAATCAAAAACCTAACCCCCCAGCCCCCTGACCCTAATCCCCATTAAATTAGGGCGCTCGCCAAAATTTAATGGGGGCCCCGAGTTCCCTTGAAGGGAAAGGGTAGCTCAACTCCCCTCTCCTCCTAGGAGAGGGGTAGGGGGAGAGGTTCTTTCAGAATTACTGAATTGGTGTTCTAGTCAATTGTCAATAGTCCTTTGTCAGCCCACCCCGCCAACGCTCCTTTTTCACTCCCTTAAGAGCTTGCGCTTAAGGGTTATGATTTTGTCAGCATCACCTAAATGGAAGTGGTTTAGCGCAACTTTGCAGATACTTAAGTAGCGGTTGTGCATTTTCAGGTAGGCTCAGATCATCAAAAGAAACAGTGCGCTGTCCTTGACTAGTTTCGACGGTAATGTTGTAGTTAAACAAATCACGAGCATTGGGCGCGTGGCTACTTTGAGCCTCAAGAATACCGCTAAGTTCCACCAATGACTGTAACTTAGCAGCTTCATCGGGGGTAAGCGAGTCTGTATTCAGTTCGCAACCCCTTCTCAAGCCTGCGTATCCTCCTGACTGAGAAAAGTTGACTTTCATAGCTGAGTAAACCTCACTGCTTGGCAGACAAGTAAGAAAAAGAATAAAAGATATAAGGATGAAAGATAAAGATAAATTTTTCATAGTTTACACCTCATATTTCATACTTCACAATTTTTCCTTACTAGTTGCCATCCTCTTGAAGATACAGAATGTTTTCAGTCAACAGTCAATAGTCAATAGTCAATGTCAATAGTCAATAGTCAATAGTCAATAGTCAATAGTCAATAGTCAATAGTCAATAGTCAATAGTCAACAGTCAACAGTCACCAGTCACCAGTCAACAAGATAATTTTGATATAGAACAGCTTATCTATCCGTTAATTGTTGAACCAAACTTCTAACATGAGTTGCAGAATCTTGTTGTAATGCAGATGCAGCGATCGCAACAGCTTCATCTACACTTAACTGTGCGATCGCCTGCTTGATTACAGGTATACTTTGGGGATTCACACTTAATTCATCCAGCCCCAAACCTAGTAAAATTGCTGTTGCTGAGGAATCTGCTGCTAGTTCCCCACATAATCCTACCCAAATCCCTGCTGCATGGGCAGCTTTGATAGTTCGTTGTATCATGCGTAACACTGCCGGATGTAGGGCATCAGCTAAATTTGCTACTCGTGGGTTGGTGCGATCGCATGCCATGACGTATTGACTGAGGTCATTAGTACCTATACTGAAAAAGTCTGCTTCTACAGCTAACTGATCGGCTATCGCTACTGCTGCGGGTACTTCTATCATAATTCCGACTGCGATCGCTTCATCAAAGGGAATATTAGCTTGTGTCAGTTCAGCCTGGGCTTCACTGAGAATTGCCTTAGCCGCCCGTACCTCAGTCACAGTGGCAATCATCGGCAACATAATTTTAATATTATGTGTGGCACTAGCTCGCAAAATTGCCCGCAACTGAGTTTTGAACAAATCTGGATGATCCAAACAAAAACGAATTCCCCGCCAACCTAAAAACGGGTTGGCTTCTGGAACCTTTACTATATAGGGAAGCGGTTTGTCACCACCGACATCGAGAGTGCGAATAATCAAGGGGCGACCATCTAAAATTTGAGCGATCGCTTGGTATACTGTGTATTGCTCCTCCTCTGTGGGTGCGTTTGTTCGTCCGAGATACAAAAACTCGGTGCGAAGCAGTCCCACTCCTTCGGCACCATTACCCACAGCAACTTGCACATCAGATATACTACCAATGTTGGCGAAAACCCTAATTTGCCGTCCATCACGGGTAATTGCTGGCTGATGTGCCACAGCTAGGGCTTGTTGAGTTGCAGTTTGCCAAGCTTCCCGTTTTGCCTCTAGTAAATCTAGGATATCTGGCTCTGGTTCTACCCAAGCTTTACCACTCTCACCATCGAGTGCCATCAGCGTACCATCTTCCAAGTGTAGCACCTCTGTATCTACACCCAAAACTGCCGGAATGCCTAATGTCCGGGCAATAATTGCACTGTGGGAAGTCGCGCTACCATAGGTAGTACAAATTCCTAGCACCTTTGTCGGGTCTAGTCCAGCGGTATCCGAGGGAGTTAAATCTGTCGCCACTACAATGGCTGGTTCCACTAGATGCAGTTCACTATGGACATTCCCCACCAACAGGCGTAGCACCCTTTGCCCCACATCCACAACATCGTCAACTCGTTCTTGTAGGTAAGAATCCTCAAGGGTGCGGTAGGAATTCGCCACCTCATCCACCACGGCTTGCCAAGCGGCTTCAGCATTCAGATGGTGATCCAAGATACGTTGGTGAACCGCTTCTAGTAACACCGGGTCTTCTAAAAATAACAGATGGGCATCAAAGATGGCGGCTTCAGCATCGCCAATTTGAATAGAAGCTTGTGAAAACAGTGCTTGAATTTCTTGCTGGGCAGTGTGAATTGCTGCTAGTAACCGTTGCCACTCTATTTCTGGGTCATCTACGTGGTATTCCGTAGCTGTGATTGTGGGTGGTTGATAATGGACGACAGGCGCGATCGCTACTCCTGGAGAAGCGGCAATTCCTGAAAGTTCGCCGGGAGTAGCTGGGGTAACTTGATGCTGTGTAGGTACAGGAGGCAAAGCAGTATCATCTTCACCAAAGTTAGTAGCAAATAATGCTTGTAAAGCAGTCAGTGCCTCATCTGCATCAGCACCAGCCGCAGAAATCGCCAGTTCGTGTCCTTGACGCACGCCTAAAATTGCTACCTGGTTGATACTATCGCCTCGCACAAATTCTGTATTTCTATTTAAATTCTTGACCTTGATTTGGGATTGAAACCGAGATGCAGTGGCGACAAACAAAGCCGCAGGACGCGCGTGTAATCCTAGCCTGTTGGTGACAGTCACCCGAATTTCCTGAGTTGGGTATTGTGATTTGCTTTGAGATTCGCCACTGACAACTGACAACTGACCCTTCGGGTGACGCTCGTTCCTCGCTACCGCTGGCGCTAACGCAGTCACCTGCGGAGGGAAACCCTCCCGCAGTGCTGTCTCACCACTGACAACCCCCAACTGAGTCGCCTTTGCTACTAATGCGTTGCGTGCTTCTGCGATAACTTGCTGAATGTTGTTCCCAGCGGCGGCTGCAACTACAGCAGCAAGTGTACCTTCTACCAAGGGTGCTTCACATAAATATACATGTTGTCGCTGTGCTTCAGGCAGAAATTCTATAGCCATTTCTGCACTCATCAAAGCGCTACCTAGATCCATTAATACTAATACACCATCGTCGCTGAAAACAGAAGCGATCGCCTCATAAACCTGCATCGGATCTGTACCCAGCGGGTTTTCAGCATCATCAATACCTGCTGCTATAGCCAGGGGGACATTACCCTGAACCATTTGTGCTGCAAGTTGCTGCACACCGAGCGCTAGTAGTTTACTGTGAGAAACGATAACAATTCCAACCACTGCAACACCATCAACCTTGTTGAGAGTCTTGTGCTTAGCCAGTTACCCATTCCATTATTTGATCTCGCACCGCCAAAAACAGCACTTATCTTCATTGCAATTGCAACTGTCCAAAAATTTTCTGGTTTTTCTGGCTAGAGATACGAACAGAGTAACCCTTTTTTAGGGGTATGTGCGGTGTCCACTCATAAACCCCATCGCTAGCGGTGCCTTGGGAGATATTTTGGACAAGTTTCTCACCATCGTACAACTTAATTGTGACTTCGCCATCAAGATTATCTCGCCACAATATTAAATAAGGTTGATTTTTTTCAGCCAGTACTTTACCAACAGGCTGACTGACAAGGATGTGTGAGGCAATTGGCTTTTTGTTTTTTCTGCGAAATCCCAGATAATGGGGTAAGTCACGGAAAGTAGGACTTGCTTCTAGATTAGCCAGTTGAGGAACAATGATATTTCCTCTTTGAGCATTAAATAAATAAGTCGAACGACCGCCGTCAACCGTAATGATATCTCCTTTCACTCCCAATTTGCGTAATAAATCGGCTGCTTCATCCAGTGTTGCTGAGTTTACAGTCATAATCAGCAAAAGTTCATTACCTTTAATTCTATCTTTATCCAGAGTCCCGATAAGTTGGTACTTATTCGCTGGATTTTTAGCTAATACATTCGCCGGATGGTCACTATATTTATAAGTGACTATGGCATTTTTCACATTTTTTTGATTTAGAGGCGCACCAGTAACAGGATTGTAATCGGTAATGTATGCTTGCTTGTCATCCCAAACCAAAGCCTTGAGGCGAACTGTACGGTAATATTGATTTTTTGGTTGTCTCACAGGCCCATAGGGACTATTTCCACCAGTGATTACTACATCATTTAATTTAATCGGAAAAGATAACTGTGTACTGGATTGGTATTGTTCAAAAAAAGAACAGTTGATGATGGAAAAAACCTCATTTCTGTAAAGTTTTTGGTATTCTTCAGTCACTTGAGAAAACAATTTATTCTGAAAAAATGGGCTGTAATGTTTACCTTCGCCTTGATAATATTTACCTTGACCTAAACCCATATTATCAACCTCTCCAATTAGTTGGTCGATGTGCATTTTACGCAGGTCGATAATTTGTAAATAAGCTTCGTTACCATTATTTAATTGTTTTTTATATAAAGCTGCGCCGTCTATGACTTGAAGCGGCTGATAGGAAGATAAAGGGTTAGAGGCTTGAGCAATTAATAGGCTGCTTACAAGCGGTACTAAGAAAGAAAAAAAGATGATTACAGCATTCATCAATATATTTTTAAATAAATTTCAGGTAATACCAATTTTATATTAAGTAGATAAGCAGGAATAAACCAAACTATGTTACGAAACGTAAATATGGCTGAAACCCTTACAACTGACAACTGACGACCCTCCCCAGTTAACTTTATTCGCGCCGACCTACTTATAGCAGTTATAAATTGATGAACAAGATTCCCGGCTTATCAAAAAAGTCGGGAATATTAAACTTTTATTTATTGACCTAAGAGGTTGTTTTAAAAGTTTTGGGCGAATATAATTCGCTACTACACAGGCTTAGTCCGCCTACGCGGACTAACCAAAAATTAGGTCTTTTAAATAAAGTGAATCAAACGTCAGCCCCAAAGCAAACGCCATGCTTAAAAAAAGCTGAAATCAGGAAGTAATCAACTCAAATCTGGTATTTTTTTTCATTTTTATCAAAAGTTTGAAATTGTACCAAGTTTATGGTGTATGTTGGAATTAAAATAAGGATTAATTTTGAAAAAGGTGTGTAACTCATGGGATCTGAACTAATCAAGAAGAAATTGACAGTTTTTTTCCGAGGCTTAGATGTCGATAAAAACGGATTTGTAGAGCCAGAAGACTTTGATCAGATTACTGCTAATTTTGCGCGGATACGTGGTTGGGAACCTGGTTCATCTGATTATGAGAATCTGCATAATCAGGTAATCTCTGTATGGAAAAATTACTGGATTAATGCCGATATTAATCAAGACAACAAAGTTTCATTCGATGAATACCTGGAAACTTGCAATCAGCAATTTGTTGCAGATAATGATTCTTCAGCAGCAGCTTGGGAACAGCCGATGGCGGCTTTGTTTGACGTAATAGACATCAATGGTAATGAGCAAATTGCTTTAGAAGAATACAAGCAGTTGCTCACGGCATTTGGTTTTAACGCCAGTGGGTACGAAGAAATTTTTCAAAAACTCGATGTGAACGGTGACGGTTATATTTCCAAACAAGAGTATTTGCAGCTGTTAAAAGAATTCTGTAGTGAGAACCCAGAAGCCACTGGAAACTTGTTTTTTGGTTATTACTGATATATAGCTGGGGACTGGGGACTGGGGACACAACGACCACGCGGTAGTTGAGCGCAGTCGAAACTCAGTGCATCGCTGGGTGAAAAGCCTTTTTGTATCTAAGTTTTATCATCTGTTGATGTCCTAACCACCTTGGCTATTGCTATAGCAAACTGCTGAGTGCTAAGCTCGACTTTATCCAAGGTATAGCCGTACAAAAAGCCGGATAACTTTAAAGTCACCCGGCTTATTTATACCAATATTAAAACCCTCAGTCATTGAGGAGCAAAGGATTGCTATGCCCCTACTTAA
Above is a window of Nostoc sp. UHCC 0702 DNA encoding:
- a CDS encoding exopolysaccharide biosynthesis protein; amino-acid sequence: MHLRFSQEIKSLLQRLAEQHLTLGDILAETSERGFSLVIALLVLPFLFPMPPGLAGPFGAACLVLSIQMVLGRRSPWLPKKIARYQFPRPFAQFLLKNLQRLTRILEKITRHRLAKIANNPLTWRINGLCISWLTILLMSPVPFTNPFPTVGILLLAVATIEADGLLICIGYILTALITALFGFIGYALWLAPSLLPSIFK
- a CDS encoding lipid kinase, which produces MNAENWTYRLQRSLPVSSRALLLVNRHARQGQQSLLEAIDFLKKLGFDLIEESTEHPKHLSEVILRHQHEVDLVIIGGGDGTLNAAVDALVETQLPLGILPLGTANDLARTLKIPNSLSEACKIIAYGDLRRIDLGLVNNKYFFNVASLGLSVKITQQLTKEVKRRWGIFAYAAAALQVIWKSRPFSAEIRINGKSFRGKTLQIAVGNGRYYGGGMTVAPDATIDDERLDLYSLEIEHWWQIILLLPAMRKGQHIHWRTVRALQGQEIEVYTRKPRPINTDGEITTYTPAHFQVVPKAIAVLVPPIETF
- a CDS encoding WD40 repeat domain-containing protein, which codes for MEQGLRLLIQLVLEFAPVIVSLIQNRTEDSLATTNYQFPQVIQEVAKIVNNTINTNNTSAGFEQEKLLQQQLAVYHRETQLQIIKQERDTALKLPEIHKILDSWPLRLYPSQILEFHNSHGRTPLKIFLAPPQVQFDQFDHRNEGTSEIELILAEGLREFVNKHYSFQSSIRPTELLAGAWDSKRFHSESSIKALFGALKTEPVLILESENDGDYLNFRIAYWGLGQEKYYYKTIARLPYKEIVQESAKNRALEWKKIRNELLALGEDLEDINQLGRDNVYNLAILEKSQKWQDKGIDISKLSLQYQVNHQDFEKLCQVLIACHCLVAAWVADAYHLVHYDVPPLLPELLPSMLKDALDLPSVQVIVTGYKQVYQALEKERRYWIPELALQLAQSLSHLPDRTWAQEQIEYSIYTWLELRQVSFQEFTSPLEAMQSAIKIEDEEYIHKLKDYFTAVGDSQSVGDVEKLLNAIANIKYKRTLESPNLGYTLYVHTDKVASVAISPDGQILVSGCADKTINLWNLNTGNLIRTLTGDLGEVSSVAVSPDGNFLAVGSCEHPKSNVQIWHLKTGKLLHTLLGHQKPVNVVAISPDGQILASGSNKIKIWHLHKGDRICTLWHSSAVHAVAISPDASILASGSSDTKIRLWNPSTGDPLRTLNGHDKEIKSIAMSPDGQLLFSGSADTTIKIWHLITGKLLYTLTGHLDEVKSLAVSPDGQTLFSASADTTIKIWRISTGELLQTLSGHSGIVTSVALSPDGKFLASGSSDKSIKMWQIFGH
- a CDS encoding tetratricopeptide repeat protein: MTQSLNQVKQWEKRRDEAHRYYQRGKFQEYLDLATENLKLARAISDRARVGYTLNDIGLAHLGCWQLAKALESFHEALAVAVELDNRLAKANALSNLGSTYSRLGQFSQALEYFEGAVQIFRQLQDIQGEIATLNDVALIYTKLGEPKRALLLQYQILAMRRSLADFSGEATTLNGIGFAYSTLGQFEEALKYLTEALPIQRAVKNLVGEATTLNNIASVYGDLGQHQQALLLYNQVLLTRQALGDRSGEATTLNNIGFTYSNLVEYRQALKYYKQAIAIYQQLGDCLGEISTLLNMGSVYLTTKRKKMARSCFQNAQDLAEQIEYDPLLEKVQLFMNSL